The following are encoded together in the Kribbella sp. CA-293567 genome:
- a CDS encoding response regulator transcription factor, with product MSGAVRILLVEDDLDIANALIPALRRYGLMVTHVRTAADALAADPGDLVLLDLGLPDGDGINVCRQIRTVSDVPVIAVTARGEAADRVRGLRSGADDYVVKPFAISELLARIDAVLRRTGLLQPRPRVTVGDLTVDIEARTVQVADKPISLTRKEFDVLAVLAAHHGRVVPREQVALYAWQSVFEASSRTMDVHVASLRAKLGRPELVQTIRGVGYRLGSD from the coding sequence ATGAGCGGCGCAGTCAGGATCTTGTTGGTCGAGGACGATCTCGATATCGCGAACGCTCTGATACCTGCGTTGCGCCGGTACGGGTTGATGGTGACGCACGTCCGGACGGCCGCGGACGCGCTCGCCGCCGACCCGGGTGACCTCGTGCTGCTCGACCTCGGACTCCCCGACGGTGACGGCATCAACGTGTGCCGGCAGATCCGCACGGTGTCGGATGTTCCGGTGATCGCGGTGACCGCCCGAGGCGAGGCGGCCGACCGCGTCCGGGGCCTGCGCAGCGGCGCCGACGACTATGTGGTCAAACCGTTCGCGATCTCCGAGCTGCTGGCCCGCATCGATGCTGTACTTCGCCGTACCGGTTTGCTGCAGCCCCGCCCCAGGGTGACCGTCGGAGACCTGACCGTCGATATCGAGGCACGGACGGTCCAGGTCGCCGACAAGCCCATCAGCCTGACCCGCAAGGAGTTCGACGTGCTAGCTGTGCTGGCCGCCCACCACGGCCGGGTGGTGCCGCGCGAGCAAGTCGCGCTGTACGCCTGGCAGTCCGTCTTCGAGGCTTCCTCGCGGACGATGGACGTGCACGTCGCGAGCCTTCGCGCCAAGCTCGGCCGACCCGAACTGGTGCAGACCATCCGCGGCGTCGGCTACCGCCTCGGTTCGGACTGA
- a CDS encoding TAXI family TRAP transporter solute-binding subunit, whose product MDRPRLLNRRNVLGLGAAAAATLVTPGCSRGKSNEPAPAGPAKIATGNPDGVYAIYGAGLANLVTEVTGVRMDAVPTEGSVQNLRMLDRGTVDIAFSLSDSALDAFEGKESFSSGALRFNALARVYDNYVHVVVPTASKISTLADLAGKVVSVGPKLSGTKVVADRIIAKAGIDGSNPKLKPVRTVNYNLVTAVKMLKAKAENPNVPNGIDALIWSGGLPTTPIKELQSTIGFRLVDIGVTANAIAQQRFGGYVLSSIPPSIYSLASAVPTLAVPNYLLAKRGLSDSWAWWTLNTMFRRQADLMKVHPEAGSLDARSAIATMPIPLHPAAERWYRTNHI is encoded by the coding sequence ATGGACCGTCCCCGCCTCCTGAACCGCCGCAACGTGCTCGGACTCGGAGCCGCCGCAGCGGCCACCCTGGTGACGCCGGGATGCTCCCGCGGCAAGTCGAACGAGCCGGCCCCGGCCGGACCGGCCAAGATCGCCACCGGCAACCCGGACGGCGTGTACGCGATCTACGGCGCCGGCCTGGCCAATCTGGTCACCGAGGTGACCGGCGTCCGGATGGATGCCGTCCCGACCGAGGGCTCGGTGCAGAACCTGCGGATGCTCGACCGAGGTACCGTCGACATCGCCTTCAGCCTGTCGGACTCGGCGCTGGACGCCTTCGAGGGGAAAGAATCCTTCAGCTCCGGCGCCCTGCGGTTCAACGCGCTGGCGCGGGTCTACGACAACTACGTGCACGTGGTGGTGCCGACCGCCTCCAAGATCTCCACCCTCGCCGACCTCGCGGGCAAGGTCGTCAGCGTCGGCCCGAAGCTGTCGGGGACGAAGGTGGTGGCCGACCGGATCATCGCCAAGGCCGGCATCGACGGCTCGAACCCCAAACTCAAGCCGGTGCGGACGGTGAACTACAACCTGGTCACGGCGGTGAAGATGCTCAAGGCCAAGGCGGAGAACCCGAACGTTCCCAACGGGATCGACGCACTGATCTGGAGCGGGGGCCTGCCCACCACCCCGATCAAGGAGCTGCAGTCGACGATCGGCTTCCGGCTGGTCGACATCGGCGTCACGGCCAACGCCATCGCCCAGCAACGCTTCGGCGGGTACGTCCTGTCCTCGATCCCGCCGTCGATCTACTCCCTGGCCAGCGCGGTCCCGACCCTCGCCGTACCGAACTACCTGCTGGCCAAGCGCGGCCTGTCCGACTCCTGGGCCTGGTGGACCCTGAACACGATGTTCCGCCGCCAGGCCGACCTGATGAAGGTCCACCCCGAAGCAGGCTCCCTCGACGCCCGCTCGGCCATCGCCACCATGCCCATCCCGCTGCACCCGGCAGCCGAGCGCTGGTACCGCACCAACCACATCTGA
- a CDS encoding TAXI family TRAP transporter solute-binding subunit codes for MRTSRRLPAAVVAVAAAVSLVACGGQREPEAGGAGTDSGRLTIATGNTTGVYYQLGGAMAKVFSEKVEGYRATASETGASVQNVQGLVAGNYDIAFSLGDTAADAVKGENSFKTKQDVVALTRLYPNYTQVAVRASAGITKFSDLKGKRVSTGSPNSGTEVIARRLLTAAGLDPARDVKAQRLGLPESVDGMKAGSIDALVWSGGLPTGGITDLTTSLGKDVKLIPITDLLPALNKTYGTIYAQGNIPAATYKQPGDVATIIVPNVLLVRRNMPDELAEKLTKAIYDNQDALVAVNAAAKGIKLEEAAATDPVELHPGAKKAIDALK; via the coding sequence ATGAGAACTAGTCGACGTCTTCCCGCCGCCGTGGTCGCGGTCGCTGCCGCCGTCTCGCTGGTCGCGTGCGGTGGACAGCGAGAGCCTGAAGCCGGCGGAGCCGGGACCGACAGCGGCCGGCTCACCATCGCCACCGGCAACACGACCGGTGTCTACTACCAGCTCGGTGGCGCGATGGCGAAGGTCTTCTCGGAGAAGGTCGAGGGCTACCGCGCGACCGCCAGCGAGACCGGCGCCTCGGTGCAGAACGTCCAGGGACTGGTGGCCGGCAACTACGACATCGCGTTCTCCCTCGGCGACACCGCCGCCGACGCGGTCAAGGGTGAGAACAGCTTCAAGACCAAGCAGGACGTGGTCGCGCTGACCCGGCTCTACCCGAACTACACCCAGGTCGCGGTCCGTGCGTCGGCCGGGATCACCAAGTTCTCCGACTTGAAGGGCAAGCGGGTCTCCACCGGCTCGCCGAACTCCGGCACCGAGGTGATCGCCCGGCGGTTGCTCACGGCGGCAGGGCTGGACCCGGCCCGCGACGTCAAGGCGCAGCGGCTCGGGCTGCCGGAGTCGGTGGACGGGATGAAGGCCGGCTCGATCGACGCGCTGGTCTGGTCCGGTGGGCTGCCGACCGGTGGCATCACCGATCTGACCACCAGCCTCGGCAAGGACGTCAAGCTGATCCCGATCACCGATCTGCTGCCCGCGCTGAACAAGACCTACGGCACGATCTATGCCCAGGGCAACATTCCGGCGGCGACCTACAAGCAGCCGGGTGACGTGGCGACGATCATCGTGCCGAACGTCCTGCTGGTTCGGAGGAACATGCCGGACGAGCTGGCGGAGAAGCTGACCAAGGCGATCTACGACAACCAGGACGCGCTGGTCGCGGTGAACGCGGCGGCCAAGGGGATCAAACTGGAGGAGGCCGCCGCTACCGATCCGGTCGAGCTGCACCCCGGAGCGAAGAAGGCGATCGACGCCCTGAAGTAA
- the mgrA gene encoding L-glyceraldehyde 3-phosphate reductase: MTDYVAAQDRYDDQMTYRRSGRSGLRLPAISLGLWHNFGGDRPLDTQRDILRRAFDLGVTHFDLANNYGPPYGSAETNFGGHFARDFKPYRDELLISSKAGYDMWPGPYGQGGGSRKYVLASLDQSLERMGLDYVDIFYSHRFDPDTPLEETMGALDTAVRSGKALYAGISSYSAEKTREAAAILDQLGTPLLIHQPSYSMLNRWIEEDLLDAVGELGVGVIAFSPLAQGLLTDRYLDGIPEGSRASKGTSLGTDQLTEETLGHVRALNEIAQQRGQSVAQLALAWTLRDERVTSALIGASSVAQLENNLAAVGNLKFSQAELDAIDADAVEAGINLWKKSSDH, encoded by the coding sequence GTGACTGACTACGTAGCCGCTCAGGACCGGTACGACGACCAGATGACCTATCGGCGCAGTGGCCGCAGCGGACTGCGGCTGCCGGCCATCTCGCTGGGACTCTGGCACAACTTCGGCGGGGACAGGCCGCTCGACACCCAGCGCGACATCCTGCGCCGGGCGTTCGACCTCGGCGTCACCCACTTCGACCTGGCGAACAACTACGGCCCGCCGTACGGCTCGGCCGAGACCAACTTCGGCGGCCACTTCGCGCGCGACTTCAAGCCGTACCGCGACGAGCTGCTGATCTCCAGCAAGGCCGGCTACGACATGTGGCCGGGACCGTACGGTCAGGGCGGTGGCTCCCGCAAGTACGTGCTCGCCTCGCTCGACCAGTCGCTGGAGCGGATGGGCCTCGACTACGTCGACATCTTCTACTCCCACCGGTTCGACCCGGACACCCCGCTGGAGGAGACGATGGGCGCGCTCGACACCGCCGTCCGCTCCGGCAAGGCGCTGTACGCCGGCATCTCGTCGTACTCCGCCGAGAAAACCCGCGAGGCCGCCGCGATCCTCGACCAGCTCGGTACGCCGCTGCTGATCCACCAGCCGTCGTACTCGATGCTGAACCGCTGGATCGAGGAGGACCTGCTGGACGCCGTCGGCGAGCTGGGAGTCGGCGTGATCGCCTTCTCGCCGCTGGCCCAGGGGCTGCTCACCGACCGGTACCTGGACGGCATCCCGGAGGGGTCCCGGGCCTCCAAGGGCACCTCGCTGGGCACCGACCAGCTGACGGAGGAGACCCTGGGGCACGTCCGCGCGCTGAACGAGATCGCCCAGCAGCGCGGCCAGTCGGTCGCCCAGCTGGCCCTGGCCTGGACGCTGCGCGACGAGCGCGTCACCAGCGCGCTGATCGGCGCCTCCAGCGTCGCCCAGCTGGAGAACAACCTGGCCGCGGTCGGCAACCTGAAGTTCAGCCAGGCCGAACTGGACGCGATCGACGCCGACGCCGTCGAGGCCGGCATCAACCTGTGGAAGAAGAGCTCGGACCACTAG
- a CDS encoding sensor histidine kinase, whose protein sequence is MLIALAIVAAVPLANFIATGASRTLFLSRSNDADWFATMAEAPLQSSDVASLRELAVRYHQLYNTPVFVVDVDSRVIATSRSGVVVSEPEIARALSSTLAGRLPAEPPALWPWRSGDMVVARPVVNNGRVLGAAVLRVPTERARDQVQNGLLLLLGGLLISIGAVVIGIVRPVTRWVLRPLNDLDNATHQVTRGALDTRVSTDGRAPELRRLGDSFNSMALSLHQARQREREFVADASHQLRTPLTSARIHIEGLSRLSPTARFALSDIDRLGRIVQRLSRLAGSDRPGDAEGNEEPLDLAQAVKERLVGWKAVYAADDLELIIGEMVPGGVASELEVDDILDVLLDNASKYGAPPVEVSVLRDGTEVVLSVRDHGLGLGSRDLKKVGERFWRSAHHREMPGTGLGLAIVRSEAARVGGRVVARPPIGGGLVIEVRVPLIDDYEV, encoded by the coding sequence ATGCTGATCGCACTTGCCATCGTCGCCGCCGTCCCGCTGGCCAACTTCATCGCCACCGGTGCGTCCCGCACGCTCTTCCTGTCCCGCAGCAACGACGCGGACTGGTTCGCCACGATGGCGGAGGCGCCGCTGCAGTCCAGCGACGTCGCCAGCCTGCGTGAGCTCGCCGTCCGCTATCACCAGCTCTACAACACCCCGGTGTTCGTGGTCGACGTCGACAGCCGGGTGATCGCCACCTCGCGGTCCGGCGTGGTCGTGTCCGAGCCCGAGATCGCCAGGGCGCTGTCCAGCACGCTGGCCGGCCGGCTGCCCGCCGAGCCGCCGGCGCTGTGGCCGTGGCGCTCCGGCGACATGGTGGTGGCCCGCCCGGTCGTCAACAACGGCCGCGTCCTCGGTGCCGCCGTACTGCGGGTGCCGACCGAGCGTGCTCGCGACCAGGTGCAGAACGGCCTGCTGCTGCTCCTCGGTGGCCTGCTGATCAGCATCGGTGCCGTCGTCATCGGTATCGTCCGCCCGGTCACCCGCTGGGTACTGCGCCCGCTCAACGACCTCGACAACGCGACCCACCAGGTCACCCGCGGCGCACTCGACACCCGCGTCTCGACCGACGGCCGCGCCCCCGAACTGCGCCGGCTGGGCGACAGCTTCAACTCGATGGCCCTCAGCCTGCACCAGGCCCGCCAGCGCGAGCGCGAGTTCGTCGCCGACGCGTCCCACCAGCTCCGGACCCCGCTGACGTCGGCCCGGATCCACATCGAGGGCCTGTCCCGGCTGTCGCCGACCGCGCGGTTCGCGCTCAGCGACATCGACCGGCTCGGCCGGATCGTGCAGCGCCTGTCCCGGCTGGCCGGCTCCGACCGTCCAGGCGATGCCGAGGGCAACGAGGAGCCGCTGGACCTGGCCCAGGCCGTCAAGGAGCGTCTGGTCGGCTGGAAGGCCGTCTACGCCGCCGACGACCTGGAACTCATCATCGGCGAGATGGTGCCCGGCGGAGTCGCCTCGGAGCTCGAGGTGGACGACATCCTCGACGTACTGCTCGACAACGCCAGCAAGTACGGCGCCCCACCGGTCGAGGTGTCGGTCCTCCGCGACGGCACCGAGGTCGTCCTGTCGGTCCGCGACCACGGCCTGGGCCTCGGCTCCCGCGACCTGAAGAAGGTCGGCGAACGCTTCTGGCGCAGCGCCCACCACCGCGAGATGCCCGGCACCGGACTGGGCCTCGCGATCGTCCGCTCCGAAGCCGCGCGAGTCGGCGGACGGGTGGTCGCCCGGCCCCCGATCGGCGGCGGACTGGTGATCGAGGTCCGGGTGCCGTTGATCGACGACTACGAGGTCTAG
- a CDS encoding phosphotransferase family protein, translating into MQFLLRDTLATRYGVPAEAIREVPGGVANRAYTLGDDLFVRIPRRAAFEADLVKEATVIPLARAAGVRTPPIVDFDTTRGLVDAPYMVLERVHGTDLVEGATPPSGFWQELGRQLTLLHKVAQQPTGVPADDGGGDPRPTVDGLATKGYLDLGTARWLLGVFDHLATYVDPGRPPVLLHGDVGQQNLMLRDNQLQAIIDWGDAAWGPPGMEFAKLTLEQVAATLSGYSGREGLEASALWFHLSWGLSGLTKGPQPGQRHWTAPPGSRLLGVLRFYASSPPEPWPELLSQKTGY; encoded by the coding sequence ATGCAGTTCCTGCTCCGCGACACGCTGGCCACCCGGTACGGCGTACCGGCCGAAGCGATTCGCGAAGTACCGGGTGGTGTCGCCAACCGTGCCTACACGCTGGGCGACGACCTGTTCGTCCGCATTCCTCGCCGCGCCGCCTTCGAGGCCGATCTGGTCAAGGAGGCGACCGTCATCCCGCTGGCCCGCGCGGCCGGCGTACGCACGCCGCCGATCGTCGACTTCGACACCACCCGCGGTCTCGTCGACGCGCCGTACATGGTGCTCGAGCGTGTGCACGGCACCGACCTGGTCGAGGGCGCCACTCCCCCGTCAGGCTTCTGGCAGGAGCTGGGCCGTCAGCTCACCTTGCTGCACAAGGTCGCCCAGCAGCCGACAGGCGTACCGGCAGACGACGGAGGCGGCGATCCTCGCCCCACAGTGGACGGGCTGGCAACGAAGGGCTACCTCGATCTGGGGACGGCGCGCTGGCTGCTCGGCGTGTTCGATCACCTGGCGACGTACGTCGATCCGGGGCGGCCGCCAGTACTCCTGCACGGTGATGTGGGTCAGCAGAACCTCATGCTCCGGGACAACCAACTGCAGGCGATCATCGACTGGGGTGACGCCGCGTGGGGGCCACCCGGGATGGAGTTCGCCAAGCTCACGCTGGAACAGGTCGCCGCGACCCTGTCCGGCTACAGCGGCCGGGAGGGGCTGGAAGCCTCAGCGCTGTGGTTTCACCTGAGCTGGGGGCTCAGTGGCCTCACCAAGGGTCCGCAGCCGGGTCAGCGGCACTGGACCGCTCCCCCGGGCAGCCGGCTCCTCGGCGTACTGCGTTTCTATGCCTCGTCGCCGCCCGAGCCCTGGCCGGAGCTGCTCAGTCAGAAGACCGGCTACTGA
- a CDS encoding TRAP transporter permease, giving the protein MTVGATPGAGSATLSESELAEYEQEKPARRLRPALDRVISVWCAVISVGVLLQVFFPLAAGTQFYLVIFLAAVLPITLLCYRGWRVPAFVNPFKARKTDDPGVTDWILALVALAVCLYPLLDFDGFLERRQAPTGLDVLTGALLLVLLLEACRRTTGWVLPLVSLLFVAYAYYGGFLPYTWSLAHQGFNFDAIIAQLTMGTAGFYGTPLNVAASYIVLFTIYGAVLDHSGAGKFFIDLSFAAFKRSRTAPGRTVTLAGFLLGSVSGSGTATAVSLGTVSWPILRRAGYPPEPAGGMLAAAGIGAILSPPTLGAAAFIIAEFLQVSYLTVLGYAVIPTILYYLGILLAIEMDARRHGTTEGEASTQSAWKLLKRFSYHFLSLFVIIAFMAVDVPPFKAVVYAVLLQIALSFLDREHRLTAGPLFKALAQGTRSVLPVVATCAVAGVIVAVTTQTGLGLNLASIIVDAAKELTDNQTVVLILTVVLSAFAVLILGLAVPVTASFIIAAVIIAPALVQLGITAPEAYMFIFYYAVLSEVSPPTALAAVATSAITGGKVMPTMWQAWKYTLPAFLVPFAFVLTDNGAHLLGQGSLIGMVWTLAVSMLAVAALAVVTGGWIVIAAGWAERLLCVPAALLLLYLAPVTIAAGIGLLVVAVVINLVRRYRLTGPTEGPATNEN; this is encoded by the coding sequence ATGACTGTCGGTGCAACACCGGGGGCTGGCAGCGCCACGCTCTCCGAGTCCGAACTGGCCGAGTACGAGCAGGAAAAGCCCGCTCGGCGACTCCGTCCTGCCCTGGACCGGGTGATCTCGGTCTGGTGTGCCGTGATCAGCGTCGGCGTACTGCTCCAGGTGTTCTTTCCGCTGGCGGCCGGCACGCAGTTCTATTTAGTGATCTTTCTCGCAGCCGTCCTGCCGATCACCTTGTTGTGCTATCGGGGCTGGCGGGTGCCGGCCTTCGTCAATCCGTTCAAGGCCCGCAAGACCGACGACCCGGGCGTCACCGACTGGATCCTCGCGCTGGTCGCGCTGGCGGTCTGCCTCTATCCGCTGCTCGACTTCGACGGCTTCCTCGAGCGCCGGCAGGCTCCGACGGGTCTCGACGTACTGACCGGCGCTCTCCTGCTCGTCCTGCTGCTCGAGGCCTGCCGCCGTACGACGGGCTGGGTCCTGCCGCTGGTCAGCCTGTTGTTCGTCGCCTACGCGTACTACGGCGGCTTCCTGCCCTACACCTGGTCGCTGGCCCACCAGGGCTTCAACTTCGACGCGATCATCGCCCAGTTGACGATGGGCACGGCAGGTTTCTACGGTACGCCGCTGAACGTCGCCGCCAGTTACATCGTGCTCTTCACCATCTACGGCGCCGTGCTGGACCACTCCGGCGCCGGCAAGTTCTTCATCGACCTGTCCTTCGCGGCCTTCAAGCGCAGCCGGACCGCCCCCGGCCGGACCGTCACCCTGGCCGGCTTCCTGCTCGGCAGCGTCTCCGGTTCCGGTACCGCGACCGCCGTCTCGCTGGGCACCGTGTCGTGGCCGATCCTGCGCCGCGCGGGCTACCCGCCGGAGCCCGCGGGCGGCATGCTCGCCGCGGCCGGGATCGGCGCGATCCTCTCGCCGCCGACGCTGGGCGCCGCCGCGTTCATCATCGCCGAGTTCCTCCAGGTGTCGTACCTGACGGTGCTCGGCTACGCGGTGATCCCGACGATCCTCTACTACCTGGGCATCCTGCTCGCGATCGAGATGGACGCCCGCCGGCACGGCACCACCGAGGGGGAGGCCTCCACCCAGTCGGCCTGGAAGCTGCTGAAGAGGTTCAGCTACCACTTCCTGTCGTTGTTCGTGATCATCGCCTTCATGGCGGTGGACGTGCCGCCGTTCAAGGCCGTCGTGTACGCCGTCCTGCTGCAGATCGCGCTGTCGTTCCTGGACCGTGAGCACCGGCTGACCGCCGGGCCGCTGTTCAAAGCGCTTGCCCAGGGCACCCGTTCGGTGCTGCCGGTGGTGGCGACCTGCGCGGTCGCCGGGGTGATCGTCGCGGTGACCACCCAGACCGGGCTCGGCCTGAACCTGGCCTCGATCATCGTCGACGCGGCCAAGGAGCTGACCGACAACCAGACCGTGGTGCTGATCCTGACCGTGGTGCTGTCGGCGTTCGCCGTCCTGATCCTCGGCCTGGCAGTGCCGGTGACGGCCTCGTTCATCATCGCTGCGGTGATCATCGCGCCTGCGCTGGTGCAGCTGGGCATCACCGCGCCCGAGGCCTACATGTTCATCTTCTACTACGCGGTCCTGTCCGAGGTGTCGCCACCGACCGCGCTCGCCGCCGTCGCGACCTCCGCGATCACCGGCGGCAAGGTGATGCCGACGATGTGGCAGGCCTGGAAGTACACGCTGCCCGCGTTCCTGGTGCCGTTCGCGTTCGTGCTCACCGACAACGGCGCTCACTTGCTGGGACAGGGCAGCCTGATCGGGATGGTGTGGACCCTGGCGGTCTCTATGCTCGCCGTCGCGGCGCTGGCGGTCGTGACGGGTGGCTGGATCGTGATCGCGGCCGGCTGGGCCGAGCGGCTGCTCTGTGTCCCGGCCGCGTTGCTGCTGCTCTACCTGGCGCCCGTAACCATCGCGGCCGGAATCGGTTTGCTTGTTGTCGCCGTCGTCATCAACCTGGTCCGGCGCTACCGCCTGACCGGACCAACGGAAGGACCCGCCACCAATGAGAACTAG
- a CDS encoding flavin reductase family protein, with translation MRRNVDPELVSNRDFYAVMTAVIVPRPIAWVSSRSAEGVLNLAPHSFFTVACVDPPMVQFTSVGRKDSLTNVEATGEFVVNFAAEPLFEQVNATATNFPPEVDEFAAVGLHLEPSATVAVPRVAESPVAIECTLHTTLELGDSTVVIGQVRHISIDEAMLDGNHPEITRLRPLARIGRNEWSTLGEVRDISRIRWADWPGDYAGPQNP, from the coding sequence GTGCGGAGAAACGTGGATCCGGAACTGGTCAGCAACAGGGACTTCTACGCCGTGATGACCGCGGTGATCGTGCCGCGGCCGATCGCGTGGGTCTCGTCCCGGTCGGCCGAGGGGGTGCTCAACCTGGCCCCGCACTCGTTCTTCACGGTGGCGTGCGTCGACCCGCCGATGGTGCAGTTCACCTCGGTCGGGCGCAAGGACAGCCTGACCAACGTGGAGGCGACCGGCGAGTTCGTGGTCAACTTCGCGGCCGAGCCGCTGTTCGAGCAGGTGAACGCGACGGCGACGAACTTCCCGCCGGAGGTCGACGAGTTCGCCGCCGTCGGGCTGCACCTCGAACCCAGCGCGACGGTCGCCGTGCCGCGGGTGGCGGAGTCGCCGGTCGCGATCGAGTGCACGCTGCACACCACCTTGGAGCTGGGCGACTCGACCGTGGTGATCGGTCAGGTGCGGCACATCAGCATCGACGAGGCGATGCTGGACGGGAACCACCCCGAGATCACCCGGCTGCGGCCGCTGGCCCGGATCGGCCGCAACGAGTGGTCCACGCTCGGCGAGGTCCGCGACATCAGCCGGATCCGGTGGGCCGACTGGCCGGGGGACTACGCGGGGCCACAGAATCCCTGA